TCGGGATGGTTACGGGCTGTTCTGCTACTAGGACTATCTCGGCTCCTCCGGTGGCTGTTAGTAGTGCTTTGAGGGCGGGTGTGGGCGTGGGCGTTAGTGGCGCTATGACGGTGTGGCGCGTAAGCCTTCCCCTCCTCTACGTGTATCCTAGTGCTGTATGTATTGTGTTTTACGCTTCTGCGGTCCATCTATCCTTGTTGGCTACGTGCTCGTCGCCTATGGTCCCTGTTGCCTGCTCCGGGCTTTGCGGGGTGCCTATGGGTGTTGGGTCCCGTGCCGCCGGGGCAGGGTGGTGCTAGATAAGTCACGGTATTACCTTATATCGGGTGGGTTCTGGGCTGCCTTGATGCTCTCGCCCAGCAGTGTCGGGAGGCTGCTCCGGCGGCTCCACGCGCTGAGGAGCCGCGACCCTGTCCCCGAGGAGCTGAGGGGCTGGAGCTGGTGGAGCCCGCCGCTGCGGCCCCGGGCCCACTTAGGCCTAGGCGTGAGCGAGGCGGCGATACGCTGGTGCCCTAGCCGCCGCGACCTCTACCTCCGCCGGGTCCGCGGCCTAGAGCCGCCGCCTAGCAACGGCATGCTCCGCGGGAGAGTCGTGCACGAGGCATTCCGCCGCAGCGCCGTGGACGTGGCTAGGCTCCACGTGCTAGGCCGAGAGCCCCCAGGCATCGTGGCGGAGCTCGTCGCGGATGCCGAGGAGGCTGCGAGGGGCATAGCTGAGGAAGCAGGCGCCCCGGGGCTCGAGGACCTAGCAGCCAGGGCCTACACCCGCTTCGTGTTCCTCTGGAGCGGCTGGGTCGAGGAGACAGGGCAGCCCCCATGGTACACCGAGTACGCTATCGACGGCTCGCTACTGGGGCTCTCCCCGAGGCTCCGGGTCAACGCGCTCGGGGTAGGCATAGTGGTCGAGGTCAAGCTCGGGGGCTGGAGAGACGACTACCCCGCCGCGCTGGCGGGCTACGCGCTCGCCCTAGAGGCTAGCCACGAGATCCCCGTAGACTATGGCCTCGTGCTCCTCGTCTCCGGCGACGCCTCCAGGGTCGAGGCACACCCCGTCTACCTCGGCGCCGACGAGAGGATAGCCTTCATCGAGGCCAGGGACGAGGCGATAGAGATGTTCCTCAGCGGCCAGGACCCTGGCACGCCCTCTGAGTGCAGCCGGGGCTGCCCCTTCGCCCGCCTCTGTAGCCCCACAGCGCCGGCGCGAGGCGGCAGCGAGGCAGCAGGGGAGGCGGTGGCTTGACCCGCGTCCTCGTAGTGGCGGCGCACGGCGCCAGGATACGGGTCCACCGCCGCAGCCTCGTGGTGGAGAGCAACGGGGAGCGGATGGTAGCGCCCCTCCACGAGGTAGACCGCGTAGTCGTGGCCACGAGCGGGGTCTCGGTGACGAGCAGCGCTATCCGGCTACTAGCCAGGAGCGGGGTGGGCATAGTCTTCCTCGACGCCCACGGGGAACCCATAGTCTCGCTGGAGCCTCCCTGGATAAACGCGGCAGCAGAGACACGGCTCGCCCAGTACCGGGCTAGCGTGGAGCGGCCCCTCAACCTCGCCAGGGCCATGGTCGCGGCTAAGCTGGAGAACCAAGCTGGGTTCCTCCGCAGCCTAGCCCGGCGGACCAGCGCAGCCTGGCTACGCGAGGAGGCGGCCGCGGTCGAGGAGCGGATGCTCCGCGTCTACTCGGCGGGCTCGGCCGAGGAGATACGGGGCCTCGAGGCCCAGGCCGCCCGCCGCTACTGGGGCTCCCTAGCCAGGCTTCTCCCCCAGAGCCTGGGCTTCCAGGGCCGCGACCACGGGAGCCGGGACCCGGTGAACACTGTCCTCAACTACCTCTACGGCGTGCTCTACGCCGAGGTCTTCCAGGCCCTCGTGGTCCACGGGCTAGACCCCTACGTCGGGTTCCTCCACGCCCTGCGGCCTGGGAGCCCCGCACTGGTATATGACTACGCCGAGATGTTCCGCGTCAGCGCCGTCGACAGCCTAGTCTACACGATGCTCGCGAGCCGGGACGCCCCGGGCATCAGGGTAGACCCTGAGACCGGGCTGCTAGCCCGCGAGACCCGGGCAGAGCTAGTGAAGCGCATGTACGAGTGGCTGCGCCGCCGCGCCGTGGATTCGAGGGGCCAAGCCGAGCCCCTGGAGAGGCACATCAGGCTCTATGCCCGCCGGCTAGCCCAGAGCCTCCGCGCCGGTACAGACTACCAGGGCTTCGTAGAGGCCTGGAGGCCGTGATCATACTAGTAGCCTACGATATAAGCGACACGGGCCGCCGCGACCGGGCAGCCAAGCTGCTACAGAGCATGGGGCTGTCGCGTCTCCAGCGGAGCCTCTACGCGGGCCGAGGCGGCGCAGCCAAGGCCAGGGACATAGCCCGGGCTCTCGAGCGCATCCTGGACCCCGAGACCGACGTAGCAGATATCCTCGTCCTCCCAGACCACGTGTGGAGCCGCCGCATAGAGGTCGGCAATGGCAGAGCAAGGGTGCCAGGGCGTGCACATCCACCCGGAGTACACCTCGCCTAGACTAGTCACCGCCACTCTCGTAAAGCTCCACGAGTGGTGCCCACTCCTCGCATGGCTAGCCGCTAACACCCTCCCCCGCATAGCCCCGACACCCTCCATGAGGGAGGGGAGGCGCAGCCACACCAGGGAGGAGCTAAGACGCGTAGCAGAGGAACTAGGCCTAAGACGGCCAGCAGTACAGGTAGCCCTAGCAAGCACACAATACGGCGCCACCGGCACCATAGACATAATCGACAAGGAGACAGGGACGATAATAGAGGTCAAAGCAACGGCCAGGAGGAAGCCACACCGCAGCCACCTAGCCCAGCTAGCAGTCTACACCCTCCTAGCAGCCGAGAACAACCTCAAACCAAGACGAGCAGCAATAGCGACACCAGAGCCCAGGATAATAGCAGAGCTCCCCGCCGACACCTACACCCTACAATGGGCCAGAAACCTCATACAGAGAACCAGGAGGACAATAGAAAGCCCAATCCCACCCCTAGTAACACAGCCCAGAGAGAAATGCCGCTACTGCACACACCGCCACACCTGCCCATACCCAAACCTAGACTAAACCAGTAAACCACCAGGCTAAAACAAGCCAAGATACACAACCAGCGCTACACTATACACACACTCCCAGAGAAACACAGCCCATGACAGCTCCCCGCCATAGCCGGCCCGGAGCCTCTTATTTTTTGCGACCATAGCCTCAGGCACCGAGGACAAAACATAAATACAACCACAATCATCAAATAGTTTAGAAAAGCATTATGCATGCAGAAACAATACTATCGATGAGACCATCAGTAATGATCACACTATCCCCCGGCATAGCTACAATGTAGACACCCGAGACACCAGCTAGAAGACTCTCAAGAAAACAATAAATACAGCTATAACAGAGGCACATAGAGTGGACAACATGCAGAATCATAACAAATAGAACTGAAAGACCGCTCCCCGCCCCCTACGCAGATTTCTCGATTAGCTCGCCCACGCGAATCATAACAAATAGAACTGAAAGACTTCACCGCTGTCTCTCACTTCAACCTCTGACAGTAGATGGAATCATAACAAATAGAACTGAAAGCTCCACGTAGAGCTTCTTTACTAAGAACGACTTCCCGGCCCGTCTGAATCATAACAAATAGAACTGAAAGACCTTAACGACGCGAAAACCATGCCTGAACACCTTATCGGATACGAATCATAACAAATAGAACTGAAAGTATCTCCCTTCCTTGATGTACTCTAACATTTTTTCGCTAATGGTGAATCATAACAAATAGAACTGAAAGCTGTCAAACTTCAGTGCCTCTGGTCTAGCAAAAAACGCTAGCCTGAATCATAACAAATAGAACTGAAAGTACTCGCCGTCCAAGTCCTTGATGAACGCCACTGAGTCCAGGTGAATCATAACAAATAGAACTGAAAGATTAGGTAGCCCGGAGCCGGGAGAAACCAATGGCTGCTGTAGAATCATAACAAATAGAACTGGAAGGCGTTAACAATTCTGGGCTCATTCTGTGTGGGTGCAGATTATGCCCCATATCGACCAGTATACGTAGGCTATGTATGCTAGGAGGAGTATGGTTGCTAGTAGGAGTGTCCACTTTACTGTCTTTACAATGTATCTGGCCCGAGAAGGTAGGCGTTTTCTCGAGGTGTTGATTTTTCCGGAAAGTCGTATGAATAGGCTCTCTACTGCGGAGTCGCAGAGCATCCATACTGCGTAGAGCGTAGGGGAGGAGAGTGCTGTGATGGCGAAATAGGTGAAGGCGAGTACTGACTTGTCGGTACCCTCTTTGGCTAACCCGGAGACGAGGAGAGCAGCGGCTAGGCTCGGTAATATGATTGTGAAGGATATTGTTGCTGTGGTGTCGAGTATCTTTGCCTCTATGCCTCTAGTCTCGCGGCGTCTCAGCCTAGAGTCTGCACTGAGGAACAGTATGGTGAACCATGGCCCTACTAGAGCCCAGAGGAGGGCAATCTCTTTCTGCGCGCATGGGCCTAGGGCTGCTACGGCTATGGGTGTTAAGGCGTGGAGGCTAATGAGCAGCACCATGGCGTTAGCAAAGTCTACGATTTTTCCAACTATCTGCATGCTATGCACCTGGTCGCGGTCTCTGAAGCCCGGATAGGCCTATGTATGCTGTGCTCCTCGGGACTGTCTAGATGGGGGTAATGATATTAGACCTAGAAGATGTATCTGGTGAATGGGTGTTTGATGGTTTTTCTATCTCTTGTCTCGGTGTCCGCGCTCTCTGTCTATCACTTGGCTAGAGTACGTAAAATACTTCTATTACGCTATCATGCTTAGCGATTATACCAACAATGTAGCCATCGCTGTTGGGAAGTAGTAAAATTGTCTGGCATGATGGTTTCTATTATGCCGTGTACGCATCTATGAAGCCAAAGATGTCGAGGCCCCTGGTAGAGAGGGGCTCAGAGGCCTACATCGTGTACATGGACGAGGGCACGGGGATAATCCTGGAGCCGGTATATAGGAGGGGCCAGGGCTAGGCCCGGGCTGCCGCTGTGGCTTCTGCGAGGAGCTGCTCTAGCCTCTTCTTGGCCTCCTCGTAGCTTATTCTCCAGCTTTTCCACTCCTCGTAGATGCGCCACGCCTCTTCGCCCTTCCCGGCATCCTCGGCCTCGACTACGTAGCCTAGTAGCTCTCCGGCTTGGTCGCGTAGCCTCCTCCACTCCCTGTATAGCCTTCCCACCCTAGGGGCACCCCGTGTAGTGGTTCACGTAGAGCAGGCCATATTCCCTCGCCCGCCTGGCTATGAACCTGTCCACCGCCACGAC
The window above is part of the Pyrodictium delaneyi genome. Proteins encoded here:
- the cas4a gene encoding type I-A CRISPR-associated protein Cas4/Csa1, encoding MLSPSSVGRLLRRLHALRSRDPVPEELRGWSWWSPPLRPRAHLGLGVSEAAIRWCPSRRDLYLRRVRGLEPPPSNGMLRGRVVHEAFRRSAVDVARLHVLGREPPGIVAELVADAEEAARGIAEEAGAPGLEDLAARAYTRFVFLWSGWVEETGQPPWYTEYAIDGSLLGLSPRLRVNALGVGIVVEVKLGGWRDDYPAALAGYALALEASHEIPVDYGLVLLVSGDASRVEAHPVYLGADERIAFIEARDEAIEMFLSGQDPGTPSECSRGCPFARLCSPTAPARGGSEAAGEAVA
- the cas1 gene encoding CRISPR-associated endonuclease Cas1, which encodes MTRVLVVAAHGARIRVHRRSLVVESNGERMVAPLHEVDRVVVATSGVSVTSSAIRLLARSGVGIVFLDAHGEPIVSLEPPWINAAAETRLAQYRASVERPLNLARAMVAAKLENQAGFLRSLARRTSAAWLREEAAAVEERMLRVYSAGSAEEIRGLEAQAARRYWGSLARLLPQSLGFQGRDHGSRDPVNTVLNYLYGVLYAEVFQALVVHGLDPYVGFLHALRPGSPALVYDYAEMFRVSAVDSLVYTMLASRDAPGIRVDPETGLLARETRAELVKRMYEWLRRRAVDSRGQAEPLERHIRLYARRLAQSLRAGTDYQGFVEAWRP
- the cas2 gene encoding CRISPR-associated endonuclease Cas2, whose protein sequence is MIILVAYDISDTGRRDRAAKLLQSMGLSRLQRSLYAGRGGAAKARDIARALERILDPETDVADILVLPDHVWSRRIEVGNGRARVPGRAHPPGVHLA
- the cas4 gene encoding CRISPR-associated protein Cas4, with product MHIHPEYTSPRLVTATLVKLHEWCPLLAWLAANTLPRIAPTPSMREGRRSHTREELRRVAEELGLRRPAVQVALASTQYGATGTIDIIDKETGTIIEVKATARRKPHRSHLAQLAVYTLLAAENNLKPRRAAIATPEPRIIAELPADTYTLQWARNLIQRTRRTIESPIPPLVTQPREKCRYCTHRHTCPYPNLD